A genomic window from Schistocerca serialis cubense isolate TAMUIC-IGC-003099 chromosome 4, iqSchSeri2.2, whole genome shotgun sequence includes:
- the LOC126475152 gene encoding uncharacterized protein LOC126475152, with the protein MAGDLSLPDSLEKLEIDIKRVTERNSLSTSNPFSQKTVITVDERALLKSLSLSGEKCVSTSCKCNTQKHKSHKNGKLEGNLRSSTFKRSIVRKSRLNFLTGSSVCKRRNRHNSILRDPILHLPSFSPLKPARFSVMEVRLRNVTQFRVTELIISPEVSGVVPFGNNVTPSDFKSLFLKCENSNEETKDYETVNFQNLQAGTSLLTITDDDDDESKSTKTAAKSSPNRGTQGQTCSQQALMSTPTNCDDVTIDELASYFDVFVHIPKKMSHMAEMMYI; encoded by the coding sequence gGTCACAGAGAGGAATTCTCTCTCTACATCAAATCCATTCAGTCAAAAGACTGTTATAACTGTTGATGAAAGAGCTTTGCTGAAATCTCTTAGTCTTTCTGGAGAGAAGTGTGTAAGTACCTCATGTAAGTGTAATACACAAAAACATAAATCTCATAAAAATGGAAAGCTGGAAGGAAATCTGAGATCATCTACGTTTAAGCGAAGCATTGTTCGCAAGAGCAGATTGAATTTCTTGACCGGATCATCTGTATGCAAACGAAGAAACCGTCATAATAGTATACTGAGAGATCCAATTTTACACTTACCAAGTTTTTCACCTTTGAAACCAGCAAGGTTTTCTGTGATGGAAGTGAGGCTCAGAAATGTCACCCAGTTCAGAGTTACTGAATTAATTATAAGCCCAGAAGTATCAGGTGTAGTACCATTTGGAAATAATGTCACTCCCAGTGATTTCAAATCTCTGTTCCTAAAATGTGAAAACTCCAATGAAGAAACAAAGGACTATGAGACAGTGAACTTTCAAAATCTTCAGGCTGGCACTTCATTATTGACAATaacagatgatgatgacgatgaaagcAAAAGCACTAAAACAGCTGCAAAATCCTCACCAAATCGTGGCACTCAAGGACAAACTTGTTCACAGCAAGCTCTCATGTCGACTCCAACAAATTGTGATGATGTAACTATTGATGAACTGGCAAGTTATTTTGACGTTTTTGTGCATATCCCAAAGAAGATGTCTCACATGGCTGAAATGATGTATATTTAA